The Vespula pensylvanica isolate Volc-1 chromosome 5, ASM1446617v1, whole genome shotgun sequence genome includes a window with the following:
- the LOC122629255 gene encoding protein phosphatase PP2A 55 kDa regulatory subunit isoform X3: MKRSPSNIMRQSSLTKLGSMINTAVNKRAGNGDIQWCFSQVKGTLEDDVTEADIISCVEFNHDGDLLATGDKGGRVVIFQRDPISKNSIPRRGEYNVYSTFQSHEPEFDYLKSLEIEEKINKIRWLKRKNPAHFLLSTNDKTIKLWKVSERDKRVEGYNTKEENGAIRDPACITALRVPTIKPMELMVEASPRRIFANAHTYHINSISVNSDQETYLSADDLRINLWHLEITDQSFNIVDIKPTNMEELTEVITAAEFHPVECNVLVYSSSKGTIRLCDMRSAALCDHHSKLFEEPEDPTNKSFFSEIISSISDVKLSNSGRYMISRDYLSVKVWDLQMETKPIECYPVHEYLRSKLCSLYENDCIFDKFECCWSGNDCAIMTGSYNNFFRVFDRNTKRDLTLEAARDIAKPKTLLKPRKVCTGGKRKKDEISVDCLDFNKKILHTAWHPSENVVAVAATNNLFLFQDKL, from the exons ATGAAGAGGAGTCCATCCAATATCATGAGGCAGTCCAGCCTCACGAAACTTGGTTCTATGATCAACACCGCCGTCAACAAAAGAGCTG GCAATGGTGACATTCAGTGGTGTTTCTCGCAAGTGAAAGGGACTTTGGAAGACGACGTTACCGAAG CTGATATAATATCGTGTGTTGAATTTAATCACGATGGTGACCTTCTTGCAACTGGGGATAAGGGTGGACGtgttgttatttttcaaaGGGATCCTATT AGTAAAAACAGTATACCACGGAGAGGtgaatataatgtatacagCACTTTCCAAAGCCACGAGCCTGAATTTGATTACCTGAAATCgttagaaatagaagaaaaaattaataaaattaggtggttaaaaagaaaaaatccggCACACTTTTTACTTTCCACGAATGATAAGACAATAAAATTGTGGAAAGTTAGTGAAAGGGACAAGAGAGTGGAAggatataatacaaaagaagagaatggtGCGATCCGGGACCCTGCCTGTATAACTGCCTTGAGG GTGCCAACCATAAAACCAATGGAGTTAATGGTGGAGGCATCACCAAGGAGAATATTTGCCAATGCGCACACTTACCATATAAACAGTATAAGTGTAAACAGTGATCAAGAAACATACCTCAGTGCAGATGATCTTAGAATTAATTTGTGGCATCTTGAAATTACTGATCAGAGTTTTA ATATAGTAGACATAAAACCTACTAACATGGAAGAATTGACAGAAGTCATAACAGCTGCAGAATTTCATCCTGTAGAGTGTAATGTCTTGGTTTATAGTAGTAGCAAAGGGACCATCAGACTTTGCGATATGAGATCTGCTGCTCTTTGTGATCATCATAGTAAACTTTTTGAAGAACCAGAAGATCCGACCAATAAGAGTTTTTTCTCAGAGATAATCTCAAGTATAAGTGATGTTAAGCTCAGTAACTCCGGTAGATACATGATTAGTAGGGACTACCTCAGTGTTAAAGTGTGGGATCTACAAATGGAAACAAAACCCATTGAATGCTATCCT GTACATGAATACTTAAGATCAAAATTATGTTCACTTTATGAAAATGATTGCATCTTCGACAAATTTGAGTGCTGTTGGAGTGGTAATGATTGTGCCATTATGACAGGctcgtataataatttctttagaGTATTCGATCGTAATACCAAACGTGATTTAACTTTGGAAGCAGCACGTGACATTGCCAAACCAAAAACTCTTCTGAAGCCTCGTAAG GTGTGCACTGGTGGAAAACGTAAGAAGGATGAGATTAGTGTCGATTGTTTGgatttcaacaaaaaaatattacatactgCGTGGCATCCATCTGAAAATGTTGTAGCAGTTGCAGCTacaaataatcttttcttattccaaGACAAACTCTAG
- the LOC122629255 gene encoding protein phosphatase PP2A 55 kDa regulatory subunit isoform X4: MDYAETSSNGDIQWCFSQVKGTLEDDVTEADIISCVEFNHDGDLLATGDKGGRVVIFQRDPISKNSIPRRGEYNVYSTFQSHEPEFDYLKSLEIEEKINKIRWLKRKNPAHFLLSTNDKTIKLWKVSERDKRVEGYNTKEENGAIRDPACITALRVPTIKPMELMVEASPRRIFANAHTYHINSISVNSDQETYLSADDLRINLWHLEITDQSFNIVDIKPTNMEELTEVITAAEFHPVECNVLVYSSSKGTIRLCDMRSAALCDHHSKLFEEPEDPTNKSFFSEIISSISDVKLSNSGRYMISRDYLSVKVWDLQMETKPIECYPVHEYLRSKLCSLYENDCIFDKFECCWSGNDCAIMTGSYNNFFRVFDRNTKRDLTLEAARDIAKPKTLLKPRKVCTGGKRKKDEISVDCLDFNKKILHTAWHPSENVVAVAATNNLFLFQDKL; this comes from the exons ATGGATTACGCCGAAACTTCAA GCAATGGTGACATTCAGTGGTGTTTCTCGCAAGTGAAAGGGACTTTGGAAGACGACGTTACCGAAG CTGATATAATATCGTGTGTTGAATTTAATCACGATGGTGACCTTCTTGCAACTGGGGATAAGGGTGGACGtgttgttatttttcaaaGGGATCCTATT AGTAAAAACAGTATACCACGGAGAGGtgaatataatgtatacagCACTTTCCAAAGCCACGAGCCTGAATTTGATTACCTGAAATCgttagaaatagaagaaaaaattaataaaattaggtggttaaaaagaaaaaatccggCACACTTTTTACTTTCCACGAATGATAAGACAATAAAATTGTGGAAAGTTAGTGAAAGGGACAAGAGAGTGGAAggatataatacaaaagaagagaatggtGCGATCCGGGACCCTGCCTGTATAACTGCCTTGAGG GTGCCAACCATAAAACCAATGGAGTTAATGGTGGAGGCATCACCAAGGAGAATATTTGCCAATGCGCACACTTACCATATAAACAGTATAAGTGTAAACAGTGATCAAGAAACATACCTCAGTGCAGATGATCTTAGAATTAATTTGTGGCATCTTGAAATTACTGATCAGAGTTTTA ATATAGTAGACATAAAACCTACTAACATGGAAGAATTGACAGAAGTCATAACAGCTGCAGAATTTCATCCTGTAGAGTGTAATGTCTTGGTTTATAGTAGTAGCAAAGGGACCATCAGACTTTGCGATATGAGATCTGCTGCTCTTTGTGATCATCATAGTAAACTTTTTGAAGAACCAGAAGATCCGACCAATAAGAGTTTTTTCTCAGAGATAATCTCAAGTATAAGTGATGTTAAGCTCAGTAACTCCGGTAGATACATGATTAGTAGGGACTACCTCAGTGTTAAAGTGTGGGATCTACAAATGGAAACAAAACCCATTGAATGCTATCCT GTACATGAATACTTAAGATCAAAATTATGTTCACTTTATGAAAATGATTGCATCTTCGACAAATTTGAGTGCTGTTGGAGTGGTAATGATTGTGCCATTATGACAGGctcgtataataatttctttagaGTATTCGATCGTAATACCAAACGTGATTTAACTTTGGAAGCAGCACGTGACATTGCCAAACCAAAAACTCTTCTGAAGCCTCGTAAG GTGTGCACTGGTGGAAAACGTAAGAAGGATGAGATTAGTGTCGATTGTTTGgatttcaacaaaaaaatattacatactgCGTGGCATCCATCTGAAAATGTTGTAGCAGTTGCAGCTacaaataatcttttcttattccaaGACAAACTCTAG
- the LOC122629255 gene encoding protein phosphatase PP2A 55 kDa regulatory subunit isoform X5 produces the protein MAGNGDIQWCFSQVKGTLEDDVTEADIISCVEFNHDGDLLATGDKGGRVVIFQRDPISKNSIPRRGEYNVYSTFQSHEPEFDYLKSLEIEEKINKIRWLKRKNPAHFLLSTNDKTIKLWKVSERDKRVEGYNTKEENGAIRDPACITALRVPTIKPMELMVEASPRRIFANAHTYHINSISVNSDQETYLSADDLRINLWHLEITDQSFNIVDIKPTNMEELTEVITAAEFHPVECNVLVYSSSKGTIRLCDMRSAALCDHHSKLFEEPEDPTNKSFFSEIISSISDVKLSNSGRYMISRDYLSVKVWDLQMETKPIECYPVHEYLRSKLCSLYENDCIFDKFECCWSGNDCAIMTGSYNNFFRVFDRNTKRDLTLEAARDIAKPKTLLKPRKVCTGGKRKKDEISVDCLDFNKKILHTAWHPSENVVAVAATNNLFLFQDKL, from the exons ATGGCCG GCAATGGTGACATTCAGTGGTGTTTCTCGCAAGTGAAAGGGACTTTGGAAGACGACGTTACCGAAG CTGATATAATATCGTGTGTTGAATTTAATCACGATGGTGACCTTCTTGCAACTGGGGATAAGGGTGGACGtgttgttatttttcaaaGGGATCCTATT AGTAAAAACAGTATACCACGGAGAGGtgaatataatgtatacagCACTTTCCAAAGCCACGAGCCTGAATTTGATTACCTGAAATCgttagaaatagaagaaaaaattaataaaattaggtggttaaaaagaaaaaatccggCACACTTTTTACTTTCCACGAATGATAAGACAATAAAATTGTGGAAAGTTAGTGAAAGGGACAAGAGAGTGGAAggatataatacaaaagaagagaatggtGCGATCCGGGACCCTGCCTGTATAACTGCCTTGAGG GTGCCAACCATAAAACCAATGGAGTTAATGGTGGAGGCATCACCAAGGAGAATATTTGCCAATGCGCACACTTACCATATAAACAGTATAAGTGTAAACAGTGATCAAGAAACATACCTCAGTGCAGATGATCTTAGAATTAATTTGTGGCATCTTGAAATTACTGATCAGAGTTTTA ATATAGTAGACATAAAACCTACTAACATGGAAGAATTGACAGAAGTCATAACAGCTGCAGAATTTCATCCTGTAGAGTGTAATGTCTTGGTTTATAGTAGTAGCAAAGGGACCATCAGACTTTGCGATATGAGATCTGCTGCTCTTTGTGATCATCATAGTAAACTTTTTGAAGAACCAGAAGATCCGACCAATAAGAGTTTTTTCTCAGAGATAATCTCAAGTATAAGTGATGTTAAGCTCAGTAACTCCGGTAGATACATGATTAGTAGGGACTACCTCAGTGTTAAAGTGTGGGATCTACAAATGGAAACAAAACCCATTGAATGCTATCCT GTACATGAATACTTAAGATCAAAATTATGTTCACTTTATGAAAATGATTGCATCTTCGACAAATTTGAGTGCTGTTGGAGTGGTAATGATTGTGCCATTATGACAGGctcgtataataatttctttagaGTATTCGATCGTAATACCAAACGTGATTTAACTTTGGAAGCAGCACGTGACATTGCCAAACCAAAAACTCTTCTGAAGCCTCGTAAG GTGTGCACTGGTGGAAAACGTAAGAAGGATGAGATTAGTGTCGATTGTTTGgatttcaacaaaaaaatattacatactgCGTGGCATCCATCTGAAAATGTTGTAGCAGTTGCAGCTacaaataatcttttcttattccaaGACAAACTCTAG
- the LOC122629255 gene encoding serine/threonine-protein phosphatase 2A 55 kDa regulatory subunit B alpha isoform isoform X2, with protein MDRPTCSELRAPKNFTTLIRDKPLFSSMEELHEKLTELLGNGDIQWCFSQVKGTLEDDVTEADIISCVEFNHDGDLLATGDKGGRVVIFQRDPISKNSIPRRGEYNVYSTFQSHEPEFDYLKSLEIEEKINKIRWLKRKNPAHFLLSTNDKTIKLWKVSERDKRVEGYNTKEENGAIRDPACITALRVPTIKPMELMVEASPRRIFANAHTYHINSISVNSDQETYLSADDLRINLWHLEITDQSFNIVDIKPTNMEELTEVITAAEFHPVECNVLVYSSSKGTIRLCDMRSAALCDHHSKLFEEPEDPTNKSFFSEIISSISDVKLSNSGRYMISRDYLSVKVWDLQMETKPIECYPVHEYLRSKLCSLYENDCIFDKFECCWSGNDCAIMTGSYNNFFRVFDRNTKRDLTLEAARDIAKPKTLLKPRKVCTGGKRKKDEISVDCLDFNKKILHTAWHPSENVVAVAATNNLFLFQDKL; from the exons atggataGACCGACGTGTTCGGAACTACGTGCTCCCAAGAATTTTACAACTCTGATCAGGGACAAGCCATTGTTTTCTTCTATGGAAGAGTTGCATGAAAAACTAACGGAACTCTTAG GCAATGGTGACATTCAGTGGTGTTTCTCGCAAGTGAAAGGGACTTTGGAAGACGACGTTACCGAAG CTGATATAATATCGTGTGTTGAATTTAATCACGATGGTGACCTTCTTGCAACTGGGGATAAGGGTGGACGtgttgttatttttcaaaGGGATCCTATT AGTAAAAACAGTATACCACGGAGAGGtgaatataatgtatacagCACTTTCCAAAGCCACGAGCCTGAATTTGATTACCTGAAATCgttagaaatagaagaaaaaattaataaaattaggtggttaaaaagaaaaaatccggCACACTTTTTACTTTCCACGAATGATAAGACAATAAAATTGTGGAAAGTTAGTGAAAGGGACAAGAGAGTGGAAggatataatacaaaagaagagaatggtGCGATCCGGGACCCTGCCTGTATAACTGCCTTGAGG GTGCCAACCATAAAACCAATGGAGTTAATGGTGGAGGCATCACCAAGGAGAATATTTGCCAATGCGCACACTTACCATATAAACAGTATAAGTGTAAACAGTGATCAAGAAACATACCTCAGTGCAGATGATCTTAGAATTAATTTGTGGCATCTTGAAATTACTGATCAGAGTTTTA ATATAGTAGACATAAAACCTACTAACATGGAAGAATTGACAGAAGTCATAACAGCTGCAGAATTTCATCCTGTAGAGTGTAATGTCTTGGTTTATAGTAGTAGCAAAGGGACCATCAGACTTTGCGATATGAGATCTGCTGCTCTTTGTGATCATCATAGTAAACTTTTTGAAGAACCAGAAGATCCGACCAATAAGAGTTTTTTCTCAGAGATAATCTCAAGTATAAGTGATGTTAAGCTCAGTAACTCCGGTAGATACATGATTAGTAGGGACTACCTCAGTGTTAAAGTGTGGGATCTACAAATGGAAACAAAACCCATTGAATGCTATCCT GTACATGAATACTTAAGATCAAAATTATGTTCACTTTATGAAAATGATTGCATCTTCGACAAATTTGAGTGCTGTTGGAGTGGTAATGATTGTGCCATTATGACAGGctcgtataataatttctttagaGTATTCGATCGTAATACCAAACGTGATTTAACTTTGGAAGCAGCACGTGACATTGCCAAACCAAAAACTCTTCTGAAGCCTCGTAAG GTGTGCACTGGTGGAAAACGTAAGAAGGATGAGATTAGTGTCGATTGTTTGgatttcaacaaaaaaatattacatactgCGTGGCATCCATCTGAAAATGTTGTAGCAGTTGCAGCTacaaataatcttttcttattccaaGACAAACTCTAG
- the LOC122629255 gene encoding serine/threonine-protein phosphatase 2A 55 kDa regulatory subunit B alpha isoform isoform X1, producing MNPRDNIQFRKRDQELDVDSNTTDTSETESDDGTYEYEQELFDLGNGDIQWCFSQVKGTLEDDVTEADIISCVEFNHDGDLLATGDKGGRVVIFQRDPISKNSIPRRGEYNVYSTFQSHEPEFDYLKSLEIEEKINKIRWLKRKNPAHFLLSTNDKTIKLWKVSERDKRVEGYNTKEENGAIRDPACITALRVPTIKPMELMVEASPRRIFANAHTYHINSISVNSDQETYLSADDLRINLWHLEITDQSFNIVDIKPTNMEELTEVITAAEFHPVECNVLVYSSSKGTIRLCDMRSAALCDHHSKLFEEPEDPTNKSFFSEIISSISDVKLSNSGRYMISRDYLSVKVWDLQMETKPIECYPVHEYLRSKLCSLYENDCIFDKFECCWSGNDCAIMTGSYNNFFRVFDRNTKRDLTLEAARDIAKPKTLLKPRKVCTGGKRKKDEISVDCLDFNKKILHTAWHPSENVVAVAATNNLFLFQDKL from the exons ATGAACCCGCGagataatatacaatttagaaaaagagaccAAGAATTGGACGTAGATAGTAATACGACAGACACGAGCGAGACCGAATCCGATGATGGTACTTACGAATACGAACAAGAACTTTTCGATCTAG GCAATGGTGACATTCAGTGGTGTTTCTCGCAAGTGAAAGGGACTTTGGAAGACGACGTTACCGAAG CTGATATAATATCGTGTGTTGAATTTAATCACGATGGTGACCTTCTTGCAACTGGGGATAAGGGTGGACGtgttgttatttttcaaaGGGATCCTATT AGTAAAAACAGTATACCACGGAGAGGtgaatataatgtatacagCACTTTCCAAAGCCACGAGCCTGAATTTGATTACCTGAAATCgttagaaatagaagaaaaaattaataaaattaggtggttaaaaagaaaaaatccggCACACTTTTTACTTTCCACGAATGATAAGACAATAAAATTGTGGAAAGTTAGTGAAAGGGACAAGAGAGTGGAAggatataatacaaaagaagagaatggtGCGATCCGGGACCCTGCCTGTATAACTGCCTTGAGG GTGCCAACCATAAAACCAATGGAGTTAATGGTGGAGGCATCACCAAGGAGAATATTTGCCAATGCGCACACTTACCATATAAACAGTATAAGTGTAAACAGTGATCAAGAAACATACCTCAGTGCAGATGATCTTAGAATTAATTTGTGGCATCTTGAAATTACTGATCAGAGTTTTA ATATAGTAGACATAAAACCTACTAACATGGAAGAATTGACAGAAGTCATAACAGCTGCAGAATTTCATCCTGTAGAGTGTAATGTCTTGGTTTATAGTAGTAGCAAAGGGACCATCAGACTTTGCGATATGAGATCTGCTGCTCTTTGTGATCATCATAGTAAACTTTTTGAAGAACCAGAAGATCCGACCAATAAGAGTTTTTTCTCAGAGATAATCTCAAGTATAAGTGATGTTAAGCTCAGTAACTCCGGTAGATACATGATTAGTAGGGACTACCTCAGTGTTAAAGTGTGGGATCTACAAATGGAAACAAAACCCATTGAATGCTATCCT GTACATGAATACTTAAGATCAAAATTATGTTCACTTTATGAAAATGATTGCATCTTCGACAAATTTGAGTGCTGTTGGAGTGGTAATGATTGTGCCATTATGACAGGctcgtataataatttctttagaGTATTCGATCGTAATACCAAACGTGATTTAACTTTGGAAGCAGCACGTGACATTGCCAAACCAAAAACTCTTCTGAAGCCTCGTAAG GTGTGCACTGGTGGAAAACGTAAGAAGGATGAGATTAGTGTCGATTGTTTGgatttcaacaaaaaaatattacatactgCGTGGCATCCATCTGAAAATGTTGTAGCAGTTGCAGCTacaaataatcttttcttattccaaGACAAACTCTAG
- the LOC122629255 gene encoding protein phosphatase PP2A 55 kDa regulatory subunit isoform X6 gives MHHHCTLIIEYLEKYFFIQSKNSIPRRGEYNVYSTFQSHEPEFDYLKSLEIEEKINKIRWLKRKNPAHFLLSTNDKTIKLWKVSERDKRVEGYNTKEENGAIRDPACITALRVPTIKPMELMVEASPRRIFANAHTYHINSISVNSDQETYLSADDLRINLWHLEITDQSFNIVDIKPTNMEELTEVITAAEFHPVECNVLVYSSSKGTIRLCDMRSAALCDHHSKLFEEPEDPTNKSFFSEIISSISDVKLSNSGRYMISRDYLSVKVWDLQMETKPIECYPVHEYLRSKLCSLYENDCIFDKFECCWSGNDCAIMTGSYNNFFRVFDRNTKRDLTLEAARDIAKPKTLLKPRKVCTGGKRKKDEISVDCLDFNKKILHTAWHPSENVVAVAATNNLFLFQDKL, from the exons ATGCACCATCATTGCACTTTGATTATAgagtatttagaaaaatatttctttatacagAGTAAAAACAGTATACCACGGAGAGGtgaatataatgtatacagCACTTTCCAAAGCCACGAGCCTGAATTTGATTACCTGAAATCgttagaaatagaagaaaaaattaataaaattaggtggttaaaaagaaaaaatccggCACACTTTTTACTTTCCACGAATGATAAGACAATAAAATTGTGGAAAGTTAGTGAAAGGGACAAGAGAGTGGAAggatataatacaaaagaagagaatggtGCGATCCGGGACCCTGCCTGTATAACTGCCTTGAGG GTGCCAACCATAAAACCAATGGAGTTAATGGTGGAGGCATCACCAAGGAGAATATTTGCCAATGCGCACACTTACCATATAAACAGTATAAGTGTAAACAGTGATCAAGAAACATACCTCAGTGCAGATGATCTTAGAATTAATTTGTGGCATCTTGAAATTACTGATCAGAGTTTTA ATATAGTAGACATAAAACCTACTAACATGGAAGAATTGACAGAAGTCATAACAGCTGCAGAATTTCATCCTGTAGAGTGTAATGTCTTGGTTTATAGTAGTAGCAAAGGGACCATCAGACTTTGCGATATGAGATCTGCTGCTCTTTGTGATCATCATAGTAAACTTTTTGAAGAACCAGAAGATCCGACCAATAAGAGTTTTTTCTCAGAGATAATCTCAAGTATAAGTGATGTTAAGCTCAGTAACTCCGGTAGATACATGATTAGTAGGGACTACCTCAGTGTTAAAGTGTGGGATCTACAAATGGAAACAAAACCCATTGAATGCTATCCT GTACATGAATACTTAAGATCAAAATTATGTTCACTTTATGAAAATGATTGCATCTTCGACAAATTTGAGTGCTGTTGGAGTGGTAATGATTGTGCCATTATGACAGGctcgtataataatttctttagaGTATTCGATCGTAATACCAAACGTGATTTAACTTTGGAAGCAGCACGTGACATTGCCAAACCAAAAACTCTTCTGAAGCCTCGTAAG GTGTGCACTGGTGGAAAACGTAAGAAGGATGAGATTAGTGTCGATTGTTTGgatttcaacaaaaaaatattacatactgCGTGGCATCCATCTGAAAATGTTGTAGCAGTTGCAGCTacaaataatcttttcttattccaaGACAAACTCTAG